One stretch of Archocentrus centrarchus isolate MPI-CPG fArcCen1 chromosome 5, fArcCen1, whole genome shotgun sequence DNA includes these proteins:
- the pth4 gene encoding parathyroid hormone 4 has protein sequence MEKMQMSHRPVQWLAVMLLVIVVTSQCQQSNSRRAVTEHQLMHDRGRNIQSLKRLFWLSSAIEGLHTAQTRSAAFNPTKVLNLALKPALIPDAGSSQNAQVRSLLRDFFNPYLPNGDD, from the exons ATGGAG AAGATGCAGATGTCCCACAGGCCTGTGCAGTGGCTCGCTGTCATGCTTCTTGTCATAGTTGTAACCAGCCAGTGCCAACAGAGCAACAG TCGCCGAGCTGTGACCGAACACCAGCTGATGCACGACCGCGGCCGAAACATCCAGAGTCTCAAGAGACTCTTCTGGCTGTCCAGTGCAATCGAGGGGCTCCACACAGCACAGACCCGCTCTGCCGCTTTCAACCCCACAAAGGTCTTGAACCTGGCCCTGAAACCAGCACTGATCCCCGACGCTGGAAGCTCCCAGAACGCCCAAGTCCGGAGCCTCCTGAGAGACTTCTTTAATCCCTACCTGCCAAACGGAGACGACTAA